One genomic region from Methylocystis echinoides encodes:
- the repB gene encoding plasmid partitioning protein RepB yields MKSPLKNLLNEITKAGPVTAQASPPPPRMMAGSVKSFGEQLQHEVEEVKEIREQIAKGEIIVELDPHDLDVSFASDRIDNDDDEAFQSLVESIRSSGQQIPILVRPAQTNGRFQIAFGHRRVRVARTLGIKVKAVVRRLTDDELIIAQGQENNARKDLTYIEKSLFAWRLSNSGVAREVISIALGVSKTHLSDHLTIIQTVTPEIVLKIGAAPSIGRTRWQALADRLKNSDAIDYAIQITATPDFQTAKDRFAHLVERLAEKKTVAQPTDLKTTAGILLGQFVSKPSGSRLVMRNRRFSAYLEARLPDLIREFEADQNNNPG; encoded by the coding sequence ATGAAGTCTCCACTCAAAAACCTCCTCAACGAAATCACGAAGGCGGGGCCTGTGACAGCGCAGGCGAGCCCTCCGCCGCCGCGCATGATGGCTGGCTCTGTCAAGAGTTTCGGCGAGCAACTTCAGCACGAAGTTGAGGAAGTGAAAGAAATCCGTGAGCAGATTGCCAAGGGCGAGATCATCGTCGAACTCGATCCTCATGACCTCGACGTGTCATTCGCCAGCGATCGGATCGACAATGACGATGACGAAGCGTTCCAGTCCCTTGTCGAAAGCATACGCAGTTCGGGGCAGCAAATCCCAATTCTCGTACGCCCGGCGCAGACAAACGGCCGTTTCCAGATCGCCTTCGGGCATCGGCGAGTTAGAGTGGCGCGCACGCTCGGGATAAAGGTCAAAGCCGTCGTCCGCCGCCTCACTGATGATGAGCTGATCATCGCGCAGGGGCAGGAGAACAACGCGCGAAAGGACCTGACGTATATCGAAAAGTCCCTCTTCGCTTGGCGCCTTTCAAACTCCGGTGTCGCTCGCGAGGTAATCTCGATCGCTCTTGGCGTATCGAAAACTCACCTTTCAGACCATCTGACGATCATCCAAACAGTGACGCCGGAAATCGTCCTCAAGATCGGTGCCGCTCCGTCGATTGGACGCACGCGATGGCAAGCGCTTGCAGACCGGCTGAAGAATTCCGACGCCATCGATTACGCGATCCAGATCACGGCCACTCCCGATTTCCAGACCGCCAAAGACCGCTTCGCCCATCTTGTCGAACGTCTCGCGGAGAAAAAAACCGTCGCGCAGCCGACCGACCTCAAAACTACAGCGGGGATTCTCCTCGGACAGTTCGTATCCAAGCCGTCCGGGAGTCGGCTCGTCATGAGGAACCGCCGTTTCAGCGCCTATCTGGAAGCCCGACTGCCGGATCTGATCCGCGAATTCGAGGCGGACCAGAACAATAACCCGGGTTAA
- the repA gene encoding plasmid partitioning protein RepA translates to MNAASPAVPLAPNVDSSERRQSYTQHALDDANTLSIRLQEFRERLYPPSASKTLRKFTSNEASKLLGISDTYLRQIISDPESGIEEPERTPGGRFLFTLGQIHAVRRRLAEFKASHMPTRRAGERLCVIAISNFKGGSGKTTTTAHLVQYLAMRGYRTLAIDLDPQASLSTMFGLQPEYDVGPDQSIYGAMRYDDQRKNLTDIIRKTYMEGADIVPANIELQEFEHDTARFMRQPGGGAAFFNRMSGVLREVDNCYDIVVVDCPPQLGFLTLSALCAATAAIITIHPQMLDVASMSQFLAMKGQLLQVIENAGGDSHIDWFRYLITRYEPNDAPQTQIVTFLRGMFADRVMTNMMLKSTAISDAGLSRLTLYEAGRESMNRNTYDRAIDSVNSVNEEVERLIRQAWGRES, encoded by the coding sequence ATGAACGCTGCAAGCCCTGCGGTGCCGCTGGCACCCAATGTGGATTCGTCCGAGAGGAGACAATCCTACACGCAGCACGCGCTCGATGACGCGAATACCCTGAGCATTCGACTTCAGGAGTTTCGGGAAAGACTCTATCCTCCCTCGGCAAGCAAGACGCTGCGTAAGTTCACTAGCAACGAAGCCTCGAAACTGCTGGGTATCAGCGACACCTATTTGAGGCAGATCATATCGGATCCCGAAAGTGGAATCGAAGAGCCGGAACGCACGCCCGGCGGCCGGTTCCTTTTCACGCTCGGGCAAATTCACGCCGTGCGCCGACGTCTCGCGGAATTCAAAGCATCGCACATGCCGACCCGCAGGGCGGGCGAAAGGCTCTGCGTTATCGCCATCTCGAATTTTAAAGGCGGCTCAGGAAAGACTACGACGACGGCGCATCTCGTCCAGTATCTCGCGATGCGGGGCTACCGCACGCTGGCCATAGACCTCGACCCGCAGGCGTCGCTCTCGACCATGTTCGGCCTTCAACCTGAATATGACGTCGGCCCGGACCAGTCGATCTATGGCGCGATGCGATACGACGATCAGCGCAAAAACCTGACCGACATCATTCGAAAGACTTACATGGAAGGCGCGGACATCGTTCCCGCTAATATTGAACTTCAAGAGTTTGAACACGACACCGCGAGATTCATGCGGCAGCCGGGAGGCGGCGCGGCCTTCTTTAATCGAATGAGCGGCGTCCTCCGTGAAGTAGATAATTGCTACGACATCGTCGTGGTTGATTGCCCGCCTCAACTTGGCTTTTTGACATTGAGCGCGCTATGCGCCGCCACCGCCGCGATCATCACAATCCATCCGCAGATGCTAGATGTCGCCAGCATGAGCCAGTTTCTCGCGATGAAAGGACAGTTGCTGCAGGTGATCGAGAATGCCGGCGGCGACTCCCACATTGACTGGTTCCGCTATCTGATCACCCGTTACGAGCCGAACGACGCTCCCCAGACGCAGATCGTCACATTTCTGAGAGGCATGTTCGCCGATCGCGTTATGACGAACATGATGCTCAAATCGACTGCCATCTCGGACGCCGGTCTTTCCCGTCTGACGCTCTACGAGGCAGGCCGCGAGAGCATGAACCGGAACACGTACGACCGTGCGATCGACTCCGTAAATTCCGTGAACGAAGAGGTCGAAAGACTCATCCGCCAGGCATGGGGGAGGGAATCATGA